The following nucleotide sequence is from Glycine max cultivar Williams 82 chromosome 9, Glycine_max_v4.0, whole genome shotgun sequence.
TAATGCTAATGGAGGTGGTGGTGTCACAGTTGTCACTGATATGGATAAACAAGAATGTGGAAATACTAATGTTCGTGTTAGTGTTGGGAATTTTGTGCACATGAGTAGTTCTCGTTGGCCGAAGGATGAAGTGGAGGCATTGATAAGGTTAAGGACTCAAATTGATGTGCAGGCACAAtggaataataataacaataacaatgatGGGTCTAAAGGGCCTCTTTGGGAGGAGATATCTTCGGCTATGAAGAGCCTTGGTTATGATCGAAGTGCAAAGAGGTGTAAAGAGAAATGGGAGAACATAAACAAATACTTCAAGAGGATAAAGGAGAAGAGCAAGAGGAAGCCTCAGGATTCCAAGACGTGTCCTTATTATCACCACCTTGAGGCTTTGTACAGTAAGAAGCCTAAGAAGGTGGATCATGGGAACGAGTTGAAGCCTGAGGAGCTGTTGATGCATATCATGGTGAGTCAAAGTCAAGAACAGCAACAAGAGATGCAGACTCAGACTCAGTCACCATCTGAAGATGCTGAGAGAGATCAGAATCAGGGAGATAATGAAGATCAAAGTGAGTATCAGACTCAGATGGTTGATAATAATAGTCCTTCCATTGCAATTATGAGTTAAAAAGCTTGGTTTCAAGAGATTCTTTCTTTAGTATGCTAAAATTGAACATCTTCTCTGATGACAACCAACGTGGGTTCCTTTGACTTTCCAACCATTCATCAACAAGAGCAGGAGAAGATTtcaatatttcattttgttgctGGGTTTAGGTGGTAGTAAATACAAATCAATCTCAAGGGTGTTGTTTTTGTATGTATTACAGTACACTGTATTTTCCAATTTTCAATTCTTcatcgtttttttttcttttctttagcgAACATGGTAGATGATACAAGGAACACCTGcacagagaaagagagagagatttaCCTCTCAGTAAAAAACAAAGTCACTGGGcgtgttattttaatattaaaaactttTCCCTAGAAGTTTGTAAACCCATGTGTGATCAGGTGGGAAACGGTTGGATTTGTTTGCTTGTGAGAATAAACAATGGCACAGAGGTGAACAATGAACTGCAATGATAATGAGTTCGTTTTTGTATTGAGTTATAATAATAGTTTtaccataaatttattttttaatcttctttataattcatttagaaaaaaaaaaaagaaatgttgataAATTATAAGTAAGAAGTGTTTAAAGGAAATGGATGTTTACTTGTCATTACTCTTTATCTTATCTTGCActttttctcttcctcttattttttcttccttgtattgtATCTTTCCAATtgtaaaataaatgtataaagCATGTACAatgatatttctatttttatttaaagtagcGAAATGGACGATTACATCTCGCGCGGGCATTGGCAATCGTGTTGGATGGATATGTTTGTGCATCTTACTTCTGGCCAAAGTTGTGCTTAACTCCTAACTTTTTGGGGTAAATGTAATCACTTAAGCATTATTGGCTCTGGCAAAGTAATAGGAAGCTCAAGTAATGAATTGAACGTCTCCAAATTAAAGTAGAATGGCATCTATCTTTCGTGAGAATATTTGGGAATTTATACACGAGTTTATACTCTAGTATTGACTGAATTTCCTTGCCTTCAGTATAAGTTGTGATCTACGTAATGATCTTGTTGACTCCAATTATCACGGTCGTTGGAGTAAATTTTGGGAAATGATTATTCATTTATTCttacatttttatattactaCAACAGTACTGTAATTCTAATTCCAATCGCATAAATTTctcaataaatacttaaaaatgttttatttcataaactaaaattaatttatgtacttcaattttataaaaattttctcatttaagttttatgaaaacaaattataacttacataaattaattttgaataaaattaattcaatttatctttttattcaaataGAACTTCTTGTAAAGGGCTTTAATTATCCATTACAACTTGGGATTTGCTAGGGGCACCCAGCagcattgctggtgcacccagcaaattTCCAAAATGGCAAAAATGCCCTTCAGCTTTTTTGCGaggcggaagaaggttcttccgtggATGCCCGCGGAACATTTCTTCCGCGAGTGTCAACGGAAGAAGAATTGCGGAAGAATCATCTTCCGTGGAACTTcgcggaagaacttcttctgcCAGAGTcaacggaagaaggttcttccgtggGTTACCACGGAAGATGGTTCTTCCGTGggttaattagttaaattattttgttaattttaagattatttgGTATTAGTTAAATGATATTTTCCTCTCACAAGTTGACCAATGGCCGATTCTTGTATGCACCGCATGATATGTGTTGGTCACTTTTTTCCTCAAATTATTTACAGTAAAATTCATTTTGGACTCGTCGTTCTTCACAGTTACACACACTCTAGTCACACACTTCTTCCTCTCTCCATTTCTCTAACTCTGACCATGCAATTGGCGTTGGTCTCATTGCATTGTCTGTAGAAATGACGAACAAGGCCAAAGGAAAAGGCAAGGAGGTCGCTGGAAAAGGTTCTGCCGGCAAGCACAAGGGCGCCTTCGACGATGACAAGACCGGTGGCGTCCAAAAGAGAAACAAGCGAGGTGTCCTTCAGTTATTTCTGACGACGAATTAAATGCCGCGCCAAGAAGGATGAACATGCCAGATAAAGGCCAGAGTAGCAGGTCACATGTCGTCCCTCAAGAGGAAATGTTGGCCCGAAACTaacttttttgagttttgggcCTTCCGTTGGAGGCCTTGTTCGAATGAACCGGTgtctcttgttattttttttggattcgttGATGTGCAAACATGAGACAGGCCACCTTTGGAGAGTCTCACGGCTTTcccagataatttaaaaaaaacctcAAACAGGGGTACTTAGGCAAGTTTACATGGGCCGAAACTaacttttttgagttttgggcCTTCCGTTGCAGGCCTTGTTCGAATGAACCGGTGTctcctgttattttttttggattcgttGATGTGCAAACATGAGACAGGCCACCTTTGGAGAATCTCACGGCTTtcccaaataattttaaaaaaaaccccgAACAGGGGTACTTAGGCAAGTTTACATGGCCCGAAACTaacttttttgagttttgggcCTTCCGTTGCAGGCCTTTTTCGAATGAACCGGTGTctcctgttattttttttggattcgttGACGTGCAAACATGAGACAGGCCACCTTTGGAGAGTCTCACGGCTTTcccagataattttaaaaaaactgcgAACAGGGGTAATTAGGCAAGTTTCATGGCCCGAAACTAACTTTTTGAGTTTTGGGCCTTCCGTTGCAGGCCCTTTTCGAATGAACCGGTGTctcctgttattttttttggattcgttGACGTGCAAACATGAGATAGGCCACCTTTGGAGAGTCTCACGGCTTTcccagataatttaaaaaaaaccgcGAACATGGGTACTTAGGCAAGTTTACATGGCCCGAAACCAACCTTTTTCTCAGACGACAATGACTGATGTGACTCGACAGTGAACGACTTGACATAAGGTTGCTTTAGTTTTACGCTTCACAATGTAAAATAGTCACGGGTCTGGTAAAAGGGAAGCCATGTGCCTGGCTGGGCCATTTATATAAATGATAGATGGGGATGTCCATGGTACTCAACAACAACTAGTATTCAGAGTTTGTCAAGTTAATTTTCGATAAACAATGGCATTCTTAGGAGAGACTTTGTCCCAGACGATCGTGAACTCGAGGTTGGCattaatttttgataaacaaTGGCATTCTTAGCCAGCGGCCCAAATGAATGCAGCGCTCCAGTAATCGGGATGTGCAGGAGCGACGAAACGTCGTCTAGAGTGATCGTCATCTCCCCTACTGGGAGGTGGAAGCTGCTCGTCTCCCTAAGCCACCTCTCAACAAAGGCGGATATGAGTCTAGGATCAGTGGTGATCACAGAACACCTGATCAATGAATCCAATCCGGTGGCCGCAATCATACCTTTGATCTCAGCAGCCGGTCTCCAAAATTTATCTACTTTCCTACCATGGGAGACCAACTTGAGATCGGGTCACTCCTAAATTgaataacaatttataaatttgtgtatttcaaaattaaagaaattactttCTAATTACTGGAATAAAATATGTACGTACCTGTCCACGCCATATGCTGTGTGCCACATGATCAACAAATCCTATCAAAACAGATGGATCGCGTGGCCCACCGGGGAACCCCTCATCATCAGCAGCTATCCCATCACTAGCCACTCCATCCGACTCAGCAGCATCGACAACTCCTGTCCTCTCTGGGCTACCATCAGAGGCATCAGGGACATCCTCAGCCAACTGAGGAACATCCTCAGCCACATCCTCAGCCATCTGGGTAACCCGTTGCCTACGTGCTGAGGCAGTGGGCCTACGACGGCGAGGAACATCCTCAGCCACATCCTGACTAAGGTCTCTGGCTCTACCTGTGCCTAGCACACGACGTAGACCTCGtgttctaaccatgatctgaaATCATGAAGAACATTTACTTTTATTCGTCAAATTAAACActcaaataatttgtataacaaAGCTTTCGAATCCTAACTAATCCGCATAATTTATCCAAATCCACAGATTATATATTTAGTTCAAcataatttatccaaataattgacataaaaatgcatatataacaaatgcatatataaatcacaccaaatataatttctaatagtCAACAGAATTCTAATAGTCATTTTGAATATAGTTTCTCACAGCGGTTGCTTGAATACTATATCAATTAGGTTTAATCAGCATTAACTAAGATTCCAGATTTCAAAATGTCAATTGCTTAATTAAGATGGTAATTTCTCACAGCAGTTTGTTGAATATATCAATTAGGTGAATTAGTGTTTAGAACATAGTCATAGGTGGTAATTTCAAAATGAGTAATTATTTCTCTCACTAGCTAGCAATAGCATGTAATCATAGTCTATGGAttacttttttaacttttagccATACAATTTGCTGACTAATAAGTGGCAATCAGAGCAATTCAAAATACCTAGTCGGAGCAGTCTCGATGATCGAGTGAACTTTACTTAAGTGGGATGTTGCAACTTTTCATGATTTTGGTGAATTAGTGCTTGGTGGTTCTTttatgaagaaggaagaaatgagTGTGGTCTTTCAGTTTCAATATTATGAATTTAGATGGTAGGCATGTTGGGAGAGGCTGTTTGACTAATAGTTTTGGATTACATAATTTCATTTATAGAatttaagagaattttttttccataggGTATACTTTATCCTCTTCTTGCACAATCTATGATTGTAGTATATAAAACATGGTTAGAGAGGgtaaattattacattttttaaatacttttagtAGGATTGGATTGATGGGGAGTTTGAGCCACTTGTGGTAGCCTGGTAGGCATTAGATTCACAACTCCATGCTGCCATGTACCAAAGAAAAGGATGATTAGAAGATGTGCTTTTCTAGAGTATCTTTTATACTATTTAAAGCTATTTTATATTCTTACAAGTACAAGCTAGTCAAGTTGGTtggaatttatgtttttatgtggTGCGGTGTGCTAGCTAATTTTTATGGATCATGCAAATTTTGTTTTAGACTTGTTTTAACATTGGTTGACCCGCGCTCATTGTCTATAAGACACTCGTGCCAACCAATATAGTTGCCattctctttaaattttaaaagcacACTACCGCTTTCTctagttcttatttttaaagaatcaCTACTCGATCTTAAGCTGGTAACAATAATTCAACTTCGATGATTCATGTTTGATCAACATAACTCAGTGCATGTTTAGCTTGACATCCATGATTCATGTTTGATCAAATTTTGATATCAACATGTATCAAAAGCAACTAAAATTTGTTTCTATGATTCATATTTGAGTTGTAATTGTTAGCTAATTGACAACCACAGTGCCTTAGCTGAATACCATTAGCTAATTGACAACCACACTGCCCACAACTTAGCTTCATTAATTATCCAACTCAAATCACACCAAATTGTAATTCAATTTACACCAAATATTTGATATCAACATGTATCAAAAGCAACTAAAATTTGTTTCTATGATTCATATTTGAGTTGTAATTGTTAGCTAATTGACAACCACATTGCCTTAGCTGAATACCATTAGCTAATTGACAACCACACTGCCCACAACTTAGCTTCATTAATCATCCAACTCAAATCACACCAAATTGTAATTCAATTTACACCAAATATTTGTATCAACATGTATCAAAAGCAACTAAAATTTGTTTCTATGATTCATATTTGAGTTGAAATTGTTAGCTAATTGACAACCACAGTGCCTTAGCTGAATACCATTA
It contains:
- the LOC102668145 gene encoding uncharacterized protein; this translates as MVRTRGLRRVLGTGRARDLSQDVAEDVPRRRRPTASARRQRVTQMAEDVAEDVPQLAEDVPDASDGSPERTGVVDAAESDGVASDGIAADDEGFPGGPRDPSVLIGFVDHVAHSIWRGQLVSHGRKVDKFWRPAAEIKGMIAATGLDSLIRCSVITTDPRLISAFVERWLRETSSFHLPVGEMTITLDDVSSLLHIPITGALHSFGPLAKNAIVYQKLMPTSSSRSSGTKSLLRMPLFIEN